TGTGACAAGGTCCTGCTCATCGACGCGGACAACAGTCACGCCTGGTATCTGCTGGCTTGCACTCACAAGGCATGGGGCGATCGCGATGCGGCCTACGGGGCCTATCAGAGGGCCACGGAGTCCGATCCCACCAACGTGCCGGCCCATTTCGAACTGGCCCTGCTGTATGTCCAGGACGGTCAGCCGCAGCAGGCGGTTCCCTATTTCGATCAGGTGCGCCAGGTCGAGTCCGGTCGGGCTCATGAGCACGCGCCGGAGAGGTTCGCCTACCACAGGGCTGCCCTCGACATGCTCGTGCTGTGCTATGAAAAGGTGGGCGACCCAACCAAGGCCGAATTCACACGCGAAGAGCTTCGCGTCTTCTATCCGCACCATACACAGATCGGCGAGCAGCGGGCGGCCTTGACCGAAGAACGGCCCGGCTGAGACGACGCACGCCGGACCCACGGTGCATTCGTCTGCGCCTACCCCGGTCGCCGACCCATCCGCTCACGCCTCTTGTTTTGTCGGTGAAAAGCCGTTGCGTCCGTGCCATGACACGATACACTCTCTCTGGCGTTCTTCCGCTTGAGTCGCCAATCGGGGTTTGTGTAGAAGGTCCGGGCAATGAAGGTTCTCAAATCGCTGTCGGAGTTTGGACGCATCCGAAAAGGGTGCGTGCTGACGATTGGCAACTTCGACGGCGTGCACGTCGGGCATCGGGAGATCCTTCGCACCGCGCGGGCC
The Anaerobaca lacustris DNA segment above includes these coding regions:
- a CDS encoding tetratricopeptide repeat protein, which gives rise to MSEGQVIYPKPRRDQQECRELVAKGAYSVIFVVVALIVIRPLMVNQILSRADAYSAFRLHDEAKRQCDKVLLIDADNSHAWYLLACTHKAWGDRDAAYGAYQRATESDPTNVPAHFELALLYVQDGQPQQAVPYFDQVRQVESGRAHEHAPERFAYHRAALDMLVLCYEKVGDPTKAEFTREELRVFYPHHTQIGEQRAALTEERPG